A single window of Arcobacter sp. F2176 DNA harbors:
- a CDS encoding AI-2E family transporter — MNDKHPNKLQQAFILLLLFIVLMGFIGMIKEFLIALVLAAIFSGLLYPLYQKVLFYFKNKSILAASTVLIISILAVGFPLAVLTGMVTNEAIQFSEKTSPLVKELLKEDFSLSQQLPTWLPLQDKFDSLNETLLKKASEATNAIGSWLVSSLSSATKGTLGFFMSLFIMFYAMFYFLINGEKLLNSLSSLLPLSKKDYDELIYRGLTVTKASLKGIVIIGLIQGLLVGVAFWVIGLNGPVFWGSVVFLLSAVPGLGAPVVWLPAVVYLMFTGSIGWGIALIIWGIVFVGLVDNLLRPWIVGNDAKLPDLVILVSILGGIISFGPIGIIIGPVIAALLDTVLNIYKKSFK; from the coding sequence ATGAATGACAAACACCCAAATAAACTCCAACAAGCTTTTATACTACTTTTACTATTTATAGTTTTAATGGGTTTTATTGGAATGATTAAAGAGTTTCTAATAGCTCTTGTTCTTGCTGCAATTTTTTCAGGCTTACTTTATCCTCTTTATCAAAAAGTTCTTTTTTATTTCAAAAATAAATCTATTTTGGCTGCATCTACTGTACTAATCATATCTATTCTAGCCGTAGGTTTTCCCTTGGCAGTTCTTACAGGTATGGTCACAAATGAAGCAATACAATTTAGTGAAAAGACAAGTCCCTTAGTAAAAGAATTATTAAAAGAAGATTTTTCACTAAGTCAACAACTTCCTACTTGGTTACCATTACAAGACAAATTTGATTCTTTAAATGAGACTCTTCTCAAAAAAGCCTCTGAAGCAACTAATGCAATAGGAAGTTGGTTGGTTTCAAGTTTATCTAGTGCAACTAAAGGAACTCTTGGGTTTTTTATGAGTTTATTTATTATGTTTTATGCTATGTTTTACTTTTTGATAAATGGAGAAAAATTATTAAATTCTCTATCTTCTTTACTTCCTCTTTCAAAAAAAGATTATGATGAACTTATATATCGTGGGTTAACAGTAACTAAAGCATCCCTTAAAGGTATAGTTATAATTGGACTTATTCAAGGCCTATTGGTAGGAGTTGCATTTTGGGTTATAGGACTTAATGGACCAGTATTTTGGGGAAGTGTAGTTTTTCTTCTTTCTGCTGTTCCTGGATTAGGGGCACCTGTAGTGTGGTTGCCAGCAGTAGTATATCTTATGTTTACAGGTAGTATTGGATGGGGAATTGCTCTTATTATATGGGGAATAGTATTCGTAGGATTAGTGGATAATCTTCTTCGACCATGGATTGTTGGAAATGATGCAAAATTGCCCGATCTTGTTATCCTCGTATCAATTCTTGGAGGAATAATATCTTTTGGACCTATAGGTATTATAATAGGGCCAGTAATAGCAGCTCTTTTAGATACAGTATTAAATATTTATAAAAAGAGTTTTAAATAA
- a CDS encoding ABC transporter ATP-binding protein: MIKITNLTKKFGSQLSLDNVNIEFNKKDHIALMGPNGAGKTTLIRSIMGYYHPSSGEVLINEKNPVKNRTEILDVISFVPQLPPPIKLNLDELIKYIQISSNVDKELILYYANEMKLDIKSNLNKSFFKLSGGMKQKMLIAISLARESDIIIYDEPTANLDPKARDDFYRLLKDNEKDKISLFVTHRLEEVKEIVNRQIYMDLGRITSDDKIKELL; encoded by the coding sequence ATGATTAAAATAACAAATTTAACTAAAAAATTTGGTTCACAATTATCCTTAGATAATGTGAATATAGAGTTCAATAAAAAAGATCATATTGCACTAATGGGACCAAATGGAGCAGGAAAAACAACTCTTATACGTTCTATTATGGGATATTATCATCCAAGTTCAGGAGAGGTATTAATTAATGAAAAAAATCCAGTTAAAAATAGAACAGAAATTTTAGATGTAATTTCTTTTGTTCCTCAATTGCCACCTCCAATTAAATTAAATCTTGATGAACTAATTAAATATATACAAATTAGTTCTAATGTAGATAAAGAGTTGATTTTGTATTATGCAAATGAGATGAAACTAGATATAAAAAGCAATTTAAATAAATCATTTTTTAAGTTAAGTGGCGGAATGAAACAAAAAATGCTAATAGCAATTAGTTTAGCAAGAGAAAGTGATATCATAATTTATGATGAACCAACGGCTAACCTTGATCCAAAGGCAAGAGATGATTTTTACAGATTGTTAAAAGATAATGAAAAAGATAAGATTTCTCTTTTTGTAACCCATAGGTTAGAAGAGGTAAAAGAGATTGTAAATAGGCAAATTTATATGGATTTAGGGAGAATTACTTCCGATGATAAGATAAAGGAATTGTTATGA
- a CDS encoding nitrite/sulfite reductase → MTKKELSPLEKLKASRNPLRVIDDIYKEAQEGIPLSDDYIGLLKWYGMYPHINSQNLEDKKYFMKRIKIVDAKINLEQLEVLAKIGQKYAKGLVDFTTRQNVQFHYIEIKDLPEIFKLLDSVGLTSRMASGDGPRPIMTSPIAGIDPEEIYDVSHLVKEVDSYFDKNDDRFSNFGRKYKLGISGCGRHTANHEVQDVAFTAFKTEDGDILFDFTIAGGLSKSKQIAYRTNKYVKEEQVKDVAAVCAEIFRDHGNRENRNKARVRHLVNDWGLEKFVEEIETRLGYKLQDGFEEPQITPHENRNHFGIYKAKQEGESFIGFATNSGRIAGEDFQSISNICKKYGVKGIALTPTQNFILYGIKTQDAQTVADEIDALGYPYAPTPFRARLQSCTGNEFCKFGITETKEFSKVVVKQLEENHPDFKENVTIAISGCGNSCSHPQISDIGFVGTKVRDENNNRVEGYDVILGGQVCGVEGSRFAHKTGVKVTADNLVGFIGDLITSYKTDNLNTSSFKEYLNEVELNK, encoded by the coding sequence TTGACAAAAAAAGAGTTATCACCATTAGAAAAATTAAAAGCATCTAGAAACCCTTTAAGAGTTATAGACGATATATATAAAGAAGCACAAGAAGGCATTCCTTTAAGTGATGATTATATTGGACTATTAAAATGGTATGGAATGTATCCTCATATAAATTCACAGAATTTAGAAGATAAAAAATACTTTATGAAAAGAATCAAAATAGTTGATGCAAAAATAAATTTAGAACAACTAGAAGTATTAGCAAAAATCGGACAAAAATATGCAAAAGGATTGGTAGATTTTACCACTAGACAAAATGTTCAATTTCATTATATTGAGATAAAAGATTTACCTGAGATATTCAAATTACTAGATTCAGTTGGTCTTACTTCTCGAATGGCATCAGGTGATGGACCAAGACCAATTATGACTTCACCAATAGCAGGAATAGATCCAGAAGAGATTTATGATGTATCACACTTAGTAAAAGAAGTTGACTCATACTTTGATAAAAATGATGATAGATTTTCTAACTTTGGTAGAAAATATAAATTAGGAATCTCAGGGTGTGGAAGACATACTGCAAATCATGAAGTTCAAGATGTAGCATTTACAGCATTTAAAACAGAAGATGGCGATATATTATTTGATTTTACGATTGCAGGTGGATTATCAAAATCTAAGCAAATAGCATATAGAACAAACAAATATGTAAAAGAAGAACAAGTAAAAGATGTAGCAGCAGTATGTGCTGAGATTTTCAGAGACCATGGAAATAGAGAAAACAGAAACAAAGCAAGAGTGAGACACTTAGTCAATGACTGGGGATTAGAAAAGTTTGTAGAAGAGATAGAGACTAGACTTGGATATAAACTACAAGATGGTTTTGAAGAACCACAAATCACACCCCATGAAAATAGAAACCATTTTGGTATTTATAAAGCAAAACAAGAAGGTGAATCATTTATAGGATTTGCAACAAACTCAGGAAGAATAGCAGGAGAGGATTTCCAAAGTATAAGTAATATATGTAAAAAATATGGTGTAAAAGGTATAGCACTTACTCCAACACAAAACTTTATCTTATATGGAATAAAAACACAAGATGCCCAAACAGTTGCAGATGAAATAGATGCACTAGGTTATCCTTATGCTCCAACGCCATTTAGAGCGAGACTTCAATCATGCACAGGTAATGAGTTTTGTAAATTTGGTATTACAGAAACAAAAGAATTCTCAAAAGTTGTGGTAAAACAATTGGAAGAAAATCATCCTGATTTTAAAGAAAATGTGACTATTGCAATATCTGGATGTGGAAATTCATGTTCTCACCCTCAAATCTCTGATATAGGTTTTGTAGGAACAAAAGTAAGAGATGAAAATAACAATAGAGTTGAAGGTTATGATGTAATTCTTGGTGGACAAGTATGTGGAGTAGAAGGAAGTAGATTTGCACATAAAACTGGTGTAAAAGTTACAGCTGATAATTTAGTAGGTTTTATTGGTGATTTAATTACTTCATATAAAACTGATAATTTAAATACATCTTCATTTAAAGAGTATCTAAATGAAGTGGAACTTAATAAATAA
- a CDS encoding DUF1328 domain-containing protein, with product MLSWSLTFLVVAIIAGVLGFTGIAGAAASIAQTIFYIFLILLVVSAVVNALKGKTP from the coding sequence ATGTTATCGTGGTCATTAACTTTTTTAGTTGTTGCAATAATTGCAGGAGTTTTAGGATTTACAGGTATAGCAGGTGCAGCTGCAAGTATTGCTCAAACAATATTTTACATATTTTTAATACTGCTTGTTGTCTCAGCAGTTGTAAATGCATTGAAAGGTAAAACTCCTTAA
- a CDS encoding nitrous oxide reductase accessory protein NosL: MFSKLLFVCLFNCMIMTYTLNASENAMNFNKETKGLVRKMLVYKNPSWVSKIITNESKEFYFVSPKSMFDFYFDSEKWSAANIKDKNQIKELVVTNYANLRPIDAKKAYYVYGANKISSAGDDLPAFELYSQAQKFAKENNGKRILKFNEITKGLIELLNGDI; this comes from the coding sequence ATGTTTAGTAAATTGTTATTTGTTTGTTTGTTTAATTGTATGATTATGACATATACACTTAATGCAAGTGAAAATGCTATGAATTTTAATAAAGAGACAAAAGGATTAGTAAGAAAAATGTTGGTTTACAAAAATCCAAGTTGGGTTAGTAAAATTATAACAAATGAGTCGAAAGAATTTTATTTTGTAAGTCCAAAGTCAATGTTTGACTTTTATTTTGACTCTGAAAAATGGTCAGCTGCTAATATAAAAGATAAAAATCAAATAAAAGAGCTTGTTGTTACAAATTATGCTAATCTTAGACCTATAGATGCAAAAAAAGCATATTATGTTTATGGTGCTAATAAAATATCTTCTGCGGGAGATGATTTACCTGCTTTTGAACTTTATTCCCAAGCCCAAAAATTTGCAAAAGAAAATAATGGGAAAAGAATTTTAAAATTTAATGAAATAACAAAAGGATTAATTGAATTGCTTAATGGTGATATATAA
- a CDS encoding 4Fe-4S dicluster domain-containing protein, producing MKNIEKDRRNFIKFSTLGILGLTFGAGVVISPHLLQAEMRLRPPGAVTEKEFLALCIKCGQCLQVCPYHSIKLSDLIKGHGIGTPYIDPRERGCYACSAVPCVLACPSGALDHKVEKAEDAQMGIAVLEFPNKCLALSNTPVPSGFSKRIHDFTNNQNNITKLEKDMLIKLDKFEGKQCTICADMCPISNPLGAISMINSDNGKKPEVYEGCIGCGVCEELCPANEPAIVVKPRLSYEDYYIKGIKS from the coding sequence ATGAAAAATATAGAAAAAGATAGAAGAAATTTTATTAAGTTTTCAACACTTGGAATACTGGGTTTAACTTTTGGTGCTGGAGTAGTGATTAGTCCACATTTATTGCAAGCTGAGATGAGATTAAGACCTCCTGGTGCAGTTACAGAAAAAGAGTTTTTGGCTTTATGTATTAAATGTGGTCAATGTTTGCAAGTTTGTCCATATCACTCTATTAAACTTTCTGATTTAATAAAAGGACATGGAATTGGAACTCCCTATATTGATCCAAGAGAAAGAGGTTGTTATGCATGTAGCGCTGTTCCCTGTGTCCTTGCCTGTCCCAGTGGAGCATTAGATCATAAGGTTGAAAAAGCAGAAGATGCGCAAATGGGAATAGCTGTTTTAGAGTTTCCTAATAAATGCTTAGCATTGAGTAATACTCCTGTACCAAGTGGATTTAGTAAGAGAATCCATGATTTTACTAATAATCAAAATAATATAACTAAACTTGAAAAAGATATGTTAATAAAATTAGATAAGTTCGAAGGTAAACAGTGCACAATATGTGCTGATATGTGTCCTATTTCTAATCCATTGGGTGCAATTTCAATGATAAATAGTGATAATGGAAAAAAACCTGAAGTTTATGAAGGCTGTATTGGGTGTGGAGTATGTGAAGAATTATGCCCTGCAAATGAACCTGCAATTGTAGTAAAACCAAGATTGTCTTATGAAGATTATTATATTAAAGGAATTAAATCATGA
- a CDS encoding LrgB family protein — protein sequence MNFESLIQYIHTTPLTWLIVTLSSFKLGIIIYNKSNKNTLFQPIIVAYIIILSLVYITNTSYEEYFKGVEIIHFFLGAATVALALPLYKNLIYIKSLFFPIFITLFIGSFSTVFITITILWLFDANILTILSMTTKSITAPIAIITSKEIGAIPSLAIGFVIITGIIGAVFGTTIFKIIKVKNDTSQGFALGLISHGIGTAKAIEISEKAAAFSALAMGLNGIFTAIFLPIILSFFK from the coding sequence ATGAATTTTGAATCACTAATACAATATATACATACTACACCCTTGACTTGGTTGATAGTTACTCTTAGTTCTTTTAAACTTGGAATTATTATTTATAATAAGTCCAATAAAAATACACTTTTTCAACCTATCATTGTAGCTTATATTATCATTCTCTCTCTTGTATATATTACAAATACTTCTTATGAAGAGTACTTCAAAGGCGTAGAAATCATTCACTTCTTTTTAGGTGCAGCAACTGTAGCTTTGGCACTGCCTTTGTATAAAAATTTAATCTACATCAAGTCTTTATTTTTTCCTATATTTATAACTTTATTTATTGGAAGTTTTTCTACTGTATTTATTACGATAACAATATTGTGGCTTTTTGATGCAAATATACTTACAATCTTATCGATGACTACCAAATCTATAACAGCACCAATTGCTATTATCACATCAAAAGAGATTGGAGCAATACCATCTTTGGCAATAGGTTTTGTGATTATTACGGGTATTATTGGAGCAGTATTTGGTACAACTATTTTCAAAATCATTAAAGTCAAAAATGATACTTCTCAAGGCTTTGCACTTGGATTGATTTCCCATGGAATAGGTACAGCTAAAGCTATTGAGATATCAGAAAAAGCAGCTGCCTTTTCTGCACTTGCTATGGGATTAAATGGAATATTTACTGCTATTTTTTTACCGATTATTTTGAGTTTTTTCAAATAA
- a CDS encoding ABC transporter permease, with protein MKNLALIAYLDLKESLRAKWFIVYTLVFGGMIALFFIAGVTQSQVMGFSGLSRLLLMYIQITIVILPIFILITTVRSISGDRDTHILEYMLSFPISLKQYYWGKIIGRFVTVFLPVFFAMIIAIVYGMSIGASIPWDIFFLYTGLLFSLSSAFLGIAFFISSFVKTSEVALGISFFVWIFLLAFIDIALISLMMQNRFEEGFIIAIALLNPMEIFRVAAISLFDPELTVMGPVAYYILDTFAQKIFVLFSILYPLFLGLVFAFLGFVIFTKKDLV; from the coding sequence ATGAAAAATTTAGCTTTAATAGCTTATCTTGATTTAAAAGAATCTCTTAGAGCAAAGTGGTTTATTGTTTATACTTTGGTTTTTGGGGGAATGATAGCATTATTTTTTATTGCAGGAGTAACTCAATCACAAGTTATGGGGTTCAGTGGCTTAAGTAGACTTCTTCTTATGTACATACAAATAACAATTGTAATATTGCCTATTTTTATTCTTATTACTACTGTTCGCTCAATTTCAGGAGATAGAGATACTCATATTTTGGAATATATGCTTTCTTTCCCTATCTCTTTAAAACAGTATTATTGGGGGAAAATTATTGGAAGATTTGTAACTGTATTCTTGCCTGTATTTTTTGCTATGATAATTGCAATTGTTTATGGGATGAGTATTGGAGCTTCTATTCCTTGGGATATTTTTTTCTTATACACAGGATTACTTTTCTCTCTTTCTTCAGCATTTCTTGGAATTGCTTTTTTTATCTCTTCTTTTGTTAAAACAAGTGAAGTTGCATTAGGAATTTCATTTTTTGTTTGGATATTCTTATTAGCTTTTATTGATATAGCACTTATATCATTGATGATGCAAAATAGGTTTGAAGAGGGGTTTATAATTGCAATTGCGCTTTTAAATCCTATGGAAATCTTTAGAGTGGCTGCTATCTCTTTATTTGATCCAGAACTTACAGTCATGGGTCCTGTCGCATATTATATTTTGGATACATTTGCACAAAAAATATTTGTTTTATTTTCTATATTATACCCTTTATTTTTGGGTTTAGTATTTGCTTTTTTAGGTTTTGTAATTTTTACAAAAAAAGATTTAGTTTAA
- the garR gene encoding 2-hydroxy-3-oxopropionate reductase → MKVGFIGLGIMGKPMAKNILKAGFDLVVTNRSKASVKELVALGASSAQSAKEVAQQVDVLITMLPNSPQVKEVVLGKNGVIDGIKEGTVVIDMSSIAPLASQEISAQLSKKGVELLDAPVSGGEPKAIEGTLSVMVGGKKEVFDKFYELMMSMASSVVYTGKVGAGNTTKLANQIIVALNIAGMCEALVLATKAGVEPELVYEAIRGGLAGSTVLDAKAPLIMDRKFEPGFKINLHIKDLQNALDTAHEIGAPIHLTAAVMEIMQAMKAQGEDHLDHGGLIRYYERLSKVEVKR, encoded by the coding sequence ATGAAAGTTGGATTTATAGGACTTGGAATCATGGGAAAACCTATGGCGAAAAATATATTAAAAGCAGGATTTGATTTAGTTGTTACAAACAGAAGTAAGGCATCTGTTAAAGAACTAGTTGCTCTTGGCGCTTCAAGTGCTCAAAGTGCTAAAGAAGTAGCACAGCAAGTTGATGTTCTTATCACAATGTTACCAAATTCTCCACAAGTAAAAGAAGTTGTTCTTGGAAAAAATGGAGTTATTGATGGTATAAAAGAAGGGACTGTTGTTATTGATATGAGTTCAATTGCACCTTTAGCTTCACAAGAGATTTCAGCCCAACTTTCAAAAAAAGGTGTTGAACTACTTGATGCACCTGTAAGTGGTGGAGAACCAAAAGCAATAGAGGGAACACTATCTGTTATGGTTGGTGGGAAAAAAGAGGTATTTGATAAGTTTTATGAACTAATGATGTCAATGGCAAGTTCCGTTGTTTATACTGGAAAAGTAGGAGCTGGAAATACGACAAAACTAGCAAATCAAATTATTGTTGCTCTTAATATTGCTGGTATGTGTGAGGCTTTAGTATTAGCTACAAAAGCAGGTGTTGAGCCTGAATTAGTTTATGAAGCTATTAGGGGAGGGCTAGCTGGAAGTACTGTTTTAGATGCAAAAGCTCCTTTAATTATGGATAGAAAATTTGAGCCAGGATTTAAAATCAACTTACACATAAAGGACTTACAAAATGCACTTGATACAGCACATGAGATAGGAGCTCCTATTCATTTAACAGCGGCCGTTATGGAAATCATGCAAGCTATGAAAGCTCAAGGTGAAGATCATTTAGATCATGGTGGATTAATTAGATATTATGAAAGATTGTCAAAAGTTGAAGTAAAAAGATAA
- a CDS encoding LLM class flavin-dependent oxidoreductase: MNNKITPLSVLDLIPIGEGFTISQAIENSTKLAQSVEDFGFTRYWVAEHHNFPGIASAATSVILSYIGSKTQKIRIGSGGIMLPNHAPLVIAEQFATLESLYPNRIDLGLGRAPGTDRQTMMALRRDINDDDFPMMLKYLQYYLSNEAGKKGIKAIPGFGLDIPIWLLGSSTFSAQLAAQKGLPFVFASHFAPDLMDEAIRIYHENFRPSSQLEEPYVIVCINIVCANTNEEAQYLATTELQKFLYLQRGEQSLLPKPTEDMSSLWEEWEERGIRHKTRESIWGTPEVVKERLERLIQRTSANEIMINSMIHDPDKRIKSYELISKVWL; the protein is encoded by the coding sequence ATGAATAATAAAATAACACCCTTATCTGTATTAGATTTGATACCAATAGGGGAGGGCTTTACTATATCACAAGCTATTGAAAATAGTACAAAACTAGCTCAAAGTGTTGAGGATTTTGGATTTACTCGTTATTGGGTGGCTGAACATCACAATTTCCCTGGAATCGCTAGTGCTGCTACTTCTGTAATACTAAGTTATATTGGTTCAAAAACTCAAAAGATAAGAATAGGTTCTGGTGGAATCATGCTTCCAAATCACGCACCTTTGGTCATCGCAGAGCAATTTGCTACTTTGGAATCTTTATATCCAAATAGAATAGATTTGGGATTAGGAAGAGCTCCTGGTACTGATAGACAGACAATGATGGCACTAAGACGAGATATCAATGATGACGACTTCCCTATGATGCTTAAATATTTACAATACTATTTATCAAATGAAGCAGGTAAAAAAGGAATAAAAGCAATACCCGGATTTGGATTGGATATTCCTATTTGGTTACTTGGTTCTAGCACCTTTAGTGCACAATTAGCTGCTCAAAAAGGTTTGCCTTTTGTTTTTGCTTCACACTTTGCACCTGATTTGATGGACGAGGCTATACGAATATATCATGAGAACTTTAGACCATCTTCACAATTAGAAGAGCCATATGTAATAGTATGTATCAATATAGTTTGTGCCAATACAAATGAAGAAGCACAATATTTAGCTACAACAGAACTGCAAAAGTTTCTTTACCTTCAAAGGGGTGAACAAAGTTTATTACCAAAACCAACAGAAGATATGAGTAGTTTATGGGAAGAATGGGAAGAAAGAGGTATAAGACATAAAACAAGAGAATCTATCTGGGGGACACCAGAAGTTGTAAAAGAAAGACTTGAACGACTGATTCAAAGAACAAGTGCAAATGAAATCATGATAAACTCAATGATACATGATCCAGATAAAAGAATAAAATCTTATGAACTCATTTCAAAAGTTTGGTTATAA
- a CDS encoding DUF883 domain-containing protein, whose product MATQEITKLKEEIEVLKADIKELSASLKEAAATKVDRTASKLDIFDGLSMDELKTKLYELKNKGLDEVGEVETKIKNDPFKSVAITFGLGFLAAWLVKK is encoded by the coding sequence ATGGCAACTCAAGAAATTACAAAATTAAAAGAAGAAATTGAAGTTTTAAAAGCTGATATAAAAGAGTTATCTGCTAGTTTAAAAGAAGCTGCTGCAACTAAAGTTGATCGTACTGCAAGCAAACTAGATATTTTTGATGGCTTATCAATGGATGAATTAAAAACAAAACTATATGAACTAAAGAACAAAGGTTTAGATGAAGTTGGTGAAGTTGAAACTAAAATCAAAAATGATCCTTTTAAAAGTGTTGCAATTACATTTGGGTTAGGTTTTTTAGCCGCTTGGTTAGTTAAAAAATAG
- a CDS encoding DUF3365 domain-containing protein, whose translation MLVKNIKNAVLICSILVTSYTFANNTLSEQEAKKEAINAIKQVGGTLKKHLGSKMKSGGVVQAATFCSEEATNLMKNSAANLPQGISIKRVTDKPRNPNNQATEAQIKVLNEIRDDIKKGIKPKMVVKKIEENHYQVYKPLYIENKCLACHGTIENRNKKAYSIIKAKYPKDKAIDYKLDDLRGAFFVDIKR comes from the coding sequence ATGCTAGTAAAAAATATAAAAAATGCAGTACTTATTTGTTCAATATTAGTAACAAGTTATACATTTGCAAACAATACATTAAGTGAACAGGAAGCTAAAAAAGAGGCAATAAATGCAATAAAACAAGTGGGTGGTACATTAAAAAAGCACTTAGGTAGTAAAATGAAAAGTGGAGGAGTTGTTCAAGCTGCAACTTTCTGTTCAGAAGAGGCAACGAACCTTATGAAAAATAGTGCGGCAAATCTTCCTCAAGGTATTTCTATAAAAAGAGTAACTGATAAACCAAGAAATCCAAATAACCAAGCAACAGAAGCTCAAATAAAAGTATTAAATGAGATTAGAGATGACATAAAAAAAGGTATTAAGCCTAAAATGGTAGTTAAAAAAATAGAAGAAAACCATTATCAAGTTTATAAACCACTTTATATAGAAAATAAATGTTTAGCCTGTCATGGAACTATCGAAAATAGAAATAAAAAAGCTTATTCAATAATAAAAGCTAAATATCCAAAGGATAAAGCAATTGATTATAAATTAGATGATTTAAGAGGTGCTTTTTTTGTAGATATAAAAAGATAA
- a CDS encoding NapH/MauN family ferredoxin-type protein, producing MDKWNNKETINNSTFFSTFFDKTKEGERYFSYRMKRWIVVIAIHLLFFLSFAIDIQTLEGTLNGSRFLGFHLIDPFTTIQMYLATYHLPINIIIGTTTILVFYIFIGGRTYCSWVCPYGLLSEISEKLHNYLVNKKLIKRRSFNHKIRHVFWIMFMVMAFSSGYLVFETFNVVGILSRFITYGWSLAISWVFVVFLIEVFYSRRAWCTYICPIGTTYGYIGKVSTLRIQWNDNCDHCMVCHDVCFENQVLDLTKAKYDKERKEKGIKTQYVAGADCTLCGRCIDVCHSDALKFDFRLKGLI from the coding sequence ATGGATAAATGGAATAATAAAGAGACAATAAATAATTCAACTTTTTTTTCAACTTTTTTTGATAAGACAAAAGAGGGGGAAAGATATTTTTCTTATAGAATGAAAAGATGGATAGTAGTAATTGCTATACACCTACTTTTTTTCTTATCATTTGCAATTGATATACAAACATTAGAAGGAACATTAAATGGTTCAAGGTTTTTAGGATTTCATTTAATAGATCCTTTTACTACAATTCAAATGTATCTAGCAACTTATCATTTACCAATAAATATAATTATTGGAACTACAACAATATTAGTATTTTATATATTTATTGGAGGACGAACATATTGTTCTTGGGTATGCCCATATGGACTTTTAAGCGAGATAAGTGAAAAACTACATAATTATTTAGTAAATAAGAAGTTAATAAAAAGAAGAAGTTTTAATCATAAAATAAGACATGTATTTTGGATTATGTTTATGGTTATGGCTTTTTCAAGTGGATATTTAGTTTTTGAAACTTTTAATGTAGTGGGAATATTAAGTAGGTTTATTACTTATGGATGGAGCTTAGCAATCTCGTGGGTTTTTGTAGTGTTTTTGATTGAAGTTTTTTATTCTCGGCGTGCTTGGTGTACTTATATTTGTCCCATAGGAACAACATATGGGTATATTGGAAAAGTAAGTACTCTTAGAATTCAATGGAATGATAATTGTGACCATTGTATGGTCTGTCATGATGTTTGTTTTGAAAATCAAGTTTTAGATTTAACAAAAGCCAAATATGACAAAGAAAGAAAAGAAAAAGGCATAAAAACTCAATATGTGGCAGGAGCTGACTGTACTCTTTGTGGACGTTGTATTGATGTCTGTCACTCTGATGCATTAAAATTTGATTTTAGATTGAAAGGTTTAATATAA
- a CDS encoding CidA/LrgA family protein, with translation MLKGIITLLIFQFIGECISRLFSLLVPGAVIGMILLLVFLIIRKKSFHSLDTTVSFFLKYLPLLFIPAAMGIITQVDTISKEFLAISISLFIGTVLSLALSAKILDYFANKESVKNEF, from the coding sequence ATGTTAAAAGGAATTATCACCTTATTGATATTTCAATTTATAGGTGAGTGTATAAGTAGACTATTTTCACTGCTTGTTCCGGGAGCTGTGATAGGAATGATTTTGTTGTTGGTATTTTTAATTATTAGGAAGAAAAGTTTTCATAGCTTGGATACAACTGTATCATTTTTTCTTAAATACTTACCACTTCTTTTTATTCCTGCTGCGATGGGGATTATTACTCAAGTTGACACTATATCAAAAGAGTTTCTTGCTATTAGTATCTCTTTATTTATTGGAACCGTTTTGTCTTTGGCTCTTAGTGCGAAAATTTTAGATTATTTTGCAAATAAAGAAAGTGTAAAAAATGAATTTTGA
- a CDS encoding ChaB family protein has product MPYKSINQLPKQVKDNLPKHAQEIYKEAYNSAWEEYKNPKDRKDDSSREEVSHKVAWAAVKTTYEKNDEDNWIKK; this is encoded by the coding sequence ATGCCTTACAAAAGTATTAATCAATTACCAAAACAAGTAAAAGACAATCTACCAAAGCATGCACAAGAAATATATAAAGAAGCATATAATAGTGCTTGGGAAGAATACAAAAACCCAAAAGATAGAAAAGATGATAGTTCAAGAGAAGAAGTTTCTCATAAAGTTGCTTGGGCAGCAGTGAAAACTACATATGAAAAAAATGATGAAGATAACTGGATTAAAAAATAA